One Elaeis guineensis isolate ETL-2024a chromosome 10, EG11, whole genome shotgun sequence genomic window carries:
- the LOC105032081 gene encoding calmodulin-binding protein 25-like — translation MSENCAAADSTYYRPPFPDSWISNTFARETEALTKALQISLSATDSLSSSSSSSFLLDLIKPEPTALAPYPDTGLKRAAPPATGRISKRKSRGSKRCPTTYINADPANFRQMVQQVTGVRVVDANLPVEPVSEPEPQRAGGSRSGLEPPQSCLPTLDTSAVLLDRTWVVGPETETLGSSGPAVDGPVGYELEPFPTFPTLESWGVM, via the coding sequence ATGTCCGAGAACTGCGCCGCCGCCGACTCCACCTACTACCGCCCTCCCTTCCCCGACTCCTGGATCTCCAACACCTTCGCAAGAGAAACCGAAGCCCTCACCAAGGCCCTCCAGATCTCCCTCTCCGCCACCgactccctctcctcctcctcctcctcctccttccttctcGACCTCATCAAACCCGAGCCCACCGCGCTGGCCCCCTATCCTGACACGGGCTTGAAGCGGGCAGCGCCGCCTGCGACGGGGAGGATCTCGAAGAGGAAGTCGCGGGGGTCGAAGCGGTGCCCGACGACGTACATCAACGCCGATCCGGCCAACTTCCGCCAGATGGTCCAGCAAGTCACCGGGGTCCGGGTCGTAGACGCGAACCTCCCGGTCGAGCCGGTGTCCGAGCCCGAGCCGCAGCGGGCCGGAGGGAGCCGGAGCGGGCTTGAGCCGCCGCAGAGCTGCCTCCCGACGCTGGACACCTCGGCCGTTTTGCTAGACCGGACCTGGGTAGTCGGGCCGGAGACGGAGACGCTGGGTTCTAGTGGACCGGCGGTCGACGGCCCTGTCGGGTATGAGTTGGAGCCGTTTCCGACCTTCCCGACCCTCGAGTCTTGGGGCGTCATGTAG
- the LOC105032082 gene encoding sphinganine C4-monooxygenase 1 has translation MGGESRVSDEVLGTVVPIGVYWLYSGVYCLLHRLDRFRMHSRKEEAAKNSISKATVVRGVLLQQSIQATVSLALFAFAGNKTEDQPVSEGFILAYAVQFLVAMLVMDTWQYFMHRYMHHNQFLYRHIHSQHHRLVVPYSFGALYNHPIEGLLLDTVGGALSFLVSGMSAKVSIFFFSFATIKTVDDHCGIWLPGNPLHLLFKNNTAYHDIHHQLYGSKYNFSQPFFVMWDKILGTYMPYTIERRMDGGLEARPRKVE, from the exons ATGGGTGGGGAATCTAGGGTTTCCGATGAGGTCCTGGGGACCGTCGTCCCGATCGGCGTCTACTGGCTCTACTCGGGCGTCTATTGCCTCCTCCATCGCCTCGATCGTTTCCGGATGCACTCCCGGAAAGAGGAGGCCGCCAAGAACTCCATCTCCAAGGCCACCGTCGTTAGGGGGGTTCTCCTTCAGCAGTCGATCCAGGCCACCGTATCTCTTGCCCTCTTCGCG TTTGCGGGCAACAAGACCGAGGACCAGCCAGTATCTGAAGGCTTTATTCTGGCTTACGCTGTGCAGTTCTTGGTTGCAATGCTTGTAATGGACACATGGCAGTACTTCATGCACCGTTACATGCACCACAATCAATTCCTCTACCGTCACATCCACTCCCAGCACCACCGTTTGGTTGTTCCCTACTCTTTTGGGGCCCTGTACAACCACCCAATTGAAGGGCTCCTCCTCGACACAGTTGGTGGTGCCTTGTCTTTTCTTGTATCTGGCATGTCAGCAAAGGTttctatcttcttcttttcctttgcaACAATCAAGACAGTTGATGACCATTGTGGTATTTGGCTCCCCGGCAACCCCTTACACTTGCTATTCAAGAACAACACAGCCTATCATGATATCCATCATCAGCTCTATGGCAGCAAGTACAACTTCTCCCAGCCCTTCTTTGTCATGTGGGACAAGATTCTTGGGACTTACATGCCATACACCATTGAGAGAAGAATGGATGGAGGCCTTGAAGCAAGACCAAGGAAGGTTGAGTAA